tgtactaggaattgaacccagggccttatgagTACTGGACCgatgctgtaccactgagctccatACCCAGCCCTCAAAAAGACTTGTTGGATAGTGTTCCCCACATAAAGGGTTCTGTCTGCAACAGAGAGAATGTCTTTAAGGTGGCCCCAGGGAAGGGCAGGCATGTCTAGCCTGATTAATTGACTAGTTCGTGAGTAATTGCTCTCAAAGAGAGGACCAAGGGCATGGTTGCTAAGCCTGCAACTTTGTATCAACTTTGTTCTTGACTCTAGGAAAAGGTAGGTAGGAAGGCTGAGACTTCCCTGCTCAACAGCCAAAAGCTCACAGTGTCCATTCTGGATAAACATACTGACTGCAGCCTgttcagaaggaaaagaaacaggcaaCTAGCACCCTCTAATACAATAACCAGGTTTGTCAAACATTCTCCTACAAGGTCTTTTAGTTCAGGATCCAAAAATGGGGAATTGGTCcaagagaagacaaaagaggAACAAcagctgtatttttaaatatatgaacagCCCCACTGGTGTGGTACTGGATTAGATTCAGAAGCATTATGAGACTTCTTATTTTGGTCAGTATCTGTACTTCTTAATATAGTAATGCCATTAATGTTTATCTCTTCAGTCTGTGTAAATCTGAACTTCCATGTTATTGGCCAGTTGGAGAGGGTAATGAGAACAGATTTACTTACCCTAGTTATGTATCTGTATACTTTGTCAGGCTGCAGCGGTTTCAGTATTCATTCTAAGCCACAAGGCTTCACCAAAACGAAATTACTGATGCCAAAATTATACTCTGCTGTTTAGACACAGCAGACGAAATAACCTAATATTTAACAGGGTTATTTTGGGAAAGGGGATGAAGCTGGAGATTGAACTGTCCTTTGCCACGGACCAGAGAAGACACTGGAAGAAATGGGAGCGGCTTTCTGAAAAGGCTGCATTTTCTTTTGCTGCTGACCTAAAGACCCAGGGGAGGGCTCCTTAGAACATTTGTTTGAGGCAGGTGCAGAAAGAGGGTAGTAAGGGGGAAGAAAAATAATCtgcaagcagaaaaacaaaacatgtaaataaTCAAAGCTGGAAGAGTGAAACTCCATCTCAGGACAGGGCATGCCATTGGGCTGGAGTCTGGGTACTTTGAATCTCGAGTCCTTGTATGAAGGGATCCTCTGGCTGGTCTAGTCTACCAGGAGACTCTGCAGAGGGACACTGAGAACTGAAGGGCTCTCTTTCTTCACAGGCTGGCACAGAAGCTCTTTTTCCACTGGGAGTCAACGCACAGGGCAAAGACTCCGACTTGTGAAGTGCAGACACAtagagaaggaaaatggaaaggcaGTTGGCAGCCTAGAGGATGCTTAAAACTGCCTCTAAAGTGTGTCGTGCAAAGTTGGGTATGGGTGAaagtcagcacttgggagctagagtcaggaggatcaggagttcaaagctagtccCTGCTAcctagtgagtcccaggccagtctggcTTGCTTgagaccttgttttgttttgttgtttttttttaatataaagtcatGGAAAAGTCCAAGAATGGAGATCGTTAAGCCCTTAACGCTCTTTAGATGTAAATCCATAACGTTGTTTTTAGCCAGGAGCTCCCGTTCTGCGAAGCCTTCAGGTTTCATCCAAATGAGAGAGTATAGCTTACCACCTGCTCACTAGACCCCAACATTCTGTAACACCAGAGCAGATGCCTGAGTAAAAGGAGAGGGGTTCATGTCAAAgtcgcgccccccccccccccacacacacacatctctgccGTGTCAAATCCCCTAGGACCGGAACTCCTCCCCCTGGGAGCTCTTGTTTTGGAAACTGGTGGGGTGGGGCTAGAAAACATTACAATGGAGCGGGGCTGGAGGAGGTGTGCTTTTATTTCAGATCGTGTCATTTGAGCGGACTCTCCCGAAACTGCAGCTCACGGAACGGTGGCTGTATTAGATCCCCTGGGTTCTTAAGCTGGCACACCCCGGAGAGTAGGCAAAAGAGCAGGCGAGAGAGGCAGTAGAGGAGGGCAGGAAGCCGCCTAGCCCAGCTCATCCCTTCAACTTTGGCTTTTGCTGTGCTGATTgtaacaggaggaggaaggactaGGAGAAACCCCCTGAGgaaatagaattgaaaaaaaGGTAGCAGCGCCAGTAAAACAGCCCGCAGATGCAAACGGGGAGgcccaaagaagaggaggaaaaggctgGGCTCTGGCAACCTGCTGCTGGATTTTAGACAAAGGAGGTTTGAGAGAGGCGGGATCAGATTCTAATATCAGCTTGAGGCGGGAGCCAGCCGCTGAGCTCGGGAAGATGAAACGGCAGGAATTCACGGTGACTGGAGCATGTACCACAGTGAGAGCTCCCAGGAAAAAGTAAGTCTGGGAAGGGATTGGCGGAGCTTGACGGGAGCTCTGACATCTCGCCCCTCTCGAAGGCATGCCTCTGTCCCTGCGTTACCTCTTCGTAGTCTCTGTGACTACTGTCATCGTTTTTATCGTGCTGTACGTGCTAAGTTTTGGGGGACATCAAAGCTACCAGAAGCTGAACGTCTCGGACTCCGTGATGCTGTCTCAGGTGTGCACATCCTTTATCAACGGGAAAACCCCTTTCCCGTGGAGAAACAAACTAATGATCCATGAGAAGCCTTCTTGCACGGACTATGTGACCCAAAGCCACTATATCACAGCCCCTTTATCTCAGGAAGAAGTCGAGTTTCCTTTGGCCTATGTCATGGTCATTCATCACAATTTTGACACCTTTGCAAGGCTCTTCAGGGCTATCTTCATGCCTCAAAATATCTACTGTATCCATGTGGACGAAAAGGCAACCCCTGAATTCAAAGGTGCAGTGGAACAGTTGGTGAGTTGTTTCCCAAACGCCTTTATGGCTTCTAAGATGGAGCCCGTGGTCTATGGTGGAATATCCCGGCTCCAGGCAGACCTGAACTGCATCAAAGATCTGTCCACCTCCGAGGTCCCCTGGAAATATGCCATCAACACCTGTGGGCAGGACTTCCCCTTAAAAACCAACAAGGAAATAGTTCAGTACCTGAAAGGGCTTAAGGGGCAGAATCTCACCCCAGGGGTGCTGCCTCCAGCACACGCAATAGGAAGGACCAAGTATGTCCACCGGGAACACCTGAGCAAAGAGCTTTCCTATGTGATCAGAACCACTGCACTGAAGCCTCCACCTCCCCACAACCTCACCATTTACTTTGGCTCTGCCTATGTCGCTCTATCAAGAGAGTTTGCCAACTTTGTTCTCCATGACCCCCGGGCAGTTGATTTGCTCCATTGGTCCAAAGACACTTTCAGTCCCGACGAGCATTTCTGGGTGACGCTCAATAGGATTCCAGGTATGTGAGAGTCCGTGTTGCATGCATAGGAATGCCTGCAGGTCACCTTAGGCTGCATTTCAGGGGTCAAACTATTTTGGATGGAAAatcttcatggaaaaaaaaaaaaagaatgtgtctgTCTTGAGTTCATGTAAACTTCCTTCTTATGAGTCCTTAAACAATGCAATTTAACAATGGCCATATGGCGTTGCCACTGAGTTAGGGGTTAGAAGTCATGCGGAGAGCATGCCAATCAATATACAGGAGGTTGTGTGTGCATAGGGCATATGAAAATGTGGCACCATTTGATGTAAAGGACTTATATCCACAGGCTTTCATCACCCCAAGGAGCCCTGGAACCAATCCCCTAGGGATGCTGAGGGTTGACTGTGTTTAAAGGACTTTTGAAGTAtctgcctctttaaaaaaaaaaaaaaaggagaaaggaaggaagaaagaaaggaagaaagaaagaggaattaGGGATGTACACTGCAATGTAGAGCCCTCGCCCTGGTCCTTTAGGAGTGCCCGTGGTGCTCTCTGTGGGATCATTCCCAATCAATGCCTTGCCCTGTGACGCTGGCAGCTTACGTCTGCCAGTTACCTCTTAGTACTGTGTTTAGTTTGTACTAGAAGTTTTTCTTCTCCACAGATTCATCAGACTTTCTCTTAGCCCAAGATCTTTGCCTGAGccaccctcctgccttcccctggaACCACACAGCTTCTTTCTCACCCTCCAGACCACAACTCTCCGAGGAGGGCTACTCTGGTCACCTATGTCCCCTTTCTCCACGCACAGCCATGCGCCAGCACACTGCCCAGTTTTCCCTTTAAGGGGTCACTATGTATAATGATCATGGATAGTGATCTGCCTGAATTTGCTCCTGGTCTTTCCTATGGGAGCTCCATGAAGTTGAggtcattttctgtctctgtttgaTTGCTCTATCCCCAACGATTAGATCCCGTGGTAAACATTCAGTAAGTTTGTGTCAGATGAAACAGTGTAAGTTAGCAAGGGATGCGTAAACAAATGGGGAAACATGGGGCTTTACTGTGTGTGGGGCCCTAGCAGACTGGAAGATGCAAAAGGCTGCGAGATATTTGGATGTATGCACACAagtacggggctggagagatgacttagcccTTGAGAGCACATACTGCTTGCTcatccagagaaccagagttcagttcattcccagcacccacataggatgtcccagcaaccatctgtaactccggctcCCGAGAtctgactctggcctccacagccaccTGCGCTCACATGCAGGTACTTGCACCACAGACACGCTTACATACAggtaaattaagaaataaattttattttaaaaaaggaaaaccttaCATTTTCACTTCATACAAATAATGAGATTCCCAAGACACAGCCCCTTCTTTCTCAGCAAAATGTTTTTGCCTTTGATAATGGACAAGATAAGTTGTTttgattagttttatttattttgtgtgtcggTGGCAGAGAATGTCACGGCACAGATGCGGATGTCAGAGGGCCATATTCTATATCCCAAGAAACCAAGTTTAATGACTTGTCCTCAGCAAGCCAATTAGCACAGCCATATTAACAGGAAAAGGCAAAAAGAGATTTATCTACTGCGGCCACAGTGGGAAGAGGGGAATCAGGGCATCACTAGGTCTCTGACTTCTTAGGGTACGTACTGTGACGCCCTAAGTTCAATAGTGAGGATGGCTTTGGAGAgttggcttcctccttcctccatgagggttctggggctcaaactttAGTCAATCGTGGCAGCAGGTGCCttaatctgctgagccatctcactagccctgaATCATGATCCTGGAAACGTATATAAAACATGGTAGCGTTTCTCTGGAAGGCAGCAGCACGCCCTGGACTCAGTGGAAAAGGCAAACGGATTGCTAATGGACTAGACAGCACTAGCCGGGGAGAGAAAAGCAATCATTGTTCTGCCACTGGGGGTGTGCCAAGTTGGGAATGCTGGTAAGCTCTCTGGGCAGCAGGGCCGGGCTGGCTGGGTAATAAACATACCCGTGTTCTGGAAAATACCAGGGGGTGTGGTCTCTGAATCCCAGGGTGACTGCCAGAGCCACCTAGCTTGGGTTCAGCGCACCCTGTCATCTTTTCACCCTTGATCTGTCGTTTCCATTATTGGTGTGTCATTTGGGGACATTAACCACTTAGAAGCTGATttccatatttaaatatttatcccTTTTCTATTTCCAGTATTCTCCTAAAATTCATGAGAATTGGAGTGTGGCCATGTGCACTCTGGGTACGGTACTGAGTGAGATAAGGTCATTATGTGACTCTGACAAAGTAGGGCTTGTCACTTTTTGTAAAATAGAAAGAGATGGCTAGGCATGGCAGTACGTACCTGTactctcagtgctcaggagaggACCAGAAGgatgtgagttcaaagacagccagctTTGACATCAGGGTCCTGCCTCAGAAACCAGGGATGGAGTGacgaagggagggacagagggaggcagCTATGAAATTGAGTTTTGATTTTTGTGAAATATCTCTATTTCAGCAAGGGGTGAACAGTTTGACCCATGCCAAATcagtatccccccccccaaaaaaatcgaGAACAGAAGAACTTcctttctccctcagcctccttcctctttcctgccagTCAATAGACAAAAGGAGAGGTAAAGAATGACCAGTGTCACCAGGAAGGTGACATCTACCTGCTATCCTagtgtgtggatgccagaggaggaagagactcCCTTGAGCCTAGAAATTTGAGTCTAATCTGGGCATCGTAACAAGAGTCCATCTTAGTGGAGTGATCAAATATCagatagtgatatttcatttttattttattacataaagcttgccagaagatcagagggtaaaacagcCCCCCCTGGttagctttatagaccaggcagtggtgtcacacacctttaatcccagtagccattccagtttgccatagaaactgggtagtattggtgcacacctttaatcccagccctagagaggaatataagaagggaggagacagctctcacacacggtctcattctgaggattcctggaggcagggtcaccatttcggactgaggtagagataagagccagtgactgactgttttgcttttctcatcttcaggttgaacccctaTATCAGTCTCTGGGTTTTAATTAATCGTGCTACACCCATTTTCAAAATAGACTAATTTAGTCCAGGAGAGAAAACCTTTGTGGCTGGAAGTCTGTAGTGTGGCTTGCTAGCTTCTGCCTTCTCACAGCAAAGTATAACCGTGAATAAAGTGTGCAAGTTCACCCATCTCCAGGTACCAAATAAGAGGTTCAGCCAGAAAGAGTCCACTCATCCCTGCAGAAGACACAGTGCCCGGAATATGGCATCTGGAGTAATCTGGGTGGCCGAGCTTGGAGCCTAGGGGCTCACACTGCCTGTTAGCTTCATGGACAGTGCTCCATTCTCTGCAGGAGCTGAGGGAGACAGCTCCTCAGCTGAGCAGCTCCCCATGGAGGAGGCCAGGGAAGCCCATGCCAGTGGCCTGTCCACCCCAATTCTGCATGAGATACGCTTCAGGGTAATAGGTCACTTCCTAgggttctgccttctttctttctcggACAGTTGGGAGTGGTGTGATTTACAGAGAAAGGGAATCCTGTTTGTTAGGTGTGGTATTCCCAAATTACTAGTGAATTCGATCACACACCGCTAATAGTACGCTCCAGTCTTCAAACCAATGTAAAAGTCGAATGGTGCTTGGCTAGCTCTGGCATTTGACTGTGGAGCCATCTTGGTGGTTTACAGTTTGGGGCGTGTGTGCGATTCTCTACTCCCAGGTAGCTTTTAATCATATTAACTCCGCATTCAGCATTGTCACCTTCCGAAGAGAAAGGTTGTCCAGTGCCAGCCCTTGATGTGCATGTACAAACAGtgttatttcttccttcagaGCCATCACCCGCTTCTCTCCTGAAGACTTCAGAGTGTAAGCAGTAGTGTTAGGAAGAGGCTGCCCAAATGGATTCACTTCCCCAAAACGTTCCCAAGAGAAAGATGAGTGGGAGGCTGAGCTGTATCTGATATGGTGTCAGAAGACGAAGTATGAATTATTTAAAAGGCTGAGAAGAAAGGCTACTCTCAGAGGCAGCTCCGTGTCACGTGACATCACACggctcttccttttttcttgagTTGTCTTTCTATGGGGAGACTGGCTTGTTTCTCAGTTTTTGTTATGGCAGTAGAAGTGGTGTCTGGGTGGGGATGTGGCTTAGTGGTGTGGCACTTGTCTAGCCTGTGCCGTCCTCTGGGGTCCATCCCtagcacagaaaaacaaaagtcaaaacaaaacaaaagacaaacaaaaaaaaagtgtgactGGAAGTTATCTATAGTCTGTGAACTCACCCTCTTAAAAATTTGAGGAACTCAGGGTTATACAAAAACGAAATATGTAGATTAATTCCTGTACAAAAGAAGTATGAGAAAAGGAAACCACAAGTACCAGAATAAGCTCTCTGAAGACAATGAGAACATCCCAGGATGGTGATGCGTTCTTTCCAACTCTCTAAAAGACGTGAAGAAAAATGGTCTAAGGCAGGGAAGAACAGCATGAGTCAGAATGAGAAAAGTGAAAGAACGGGGGATAAAATTGCAATGCTACTTTAAGGTAAgagagctggggctgcagcttGGTGGTGGGACCCTTGCCTGGCAAGCAAGGCCTTGAGTAAagaatggaggtgggaggaggaaggaggacaggaggggagggatggagagagggacagaagaggaggagggggaaagggagaagaagggaagagaagagggagggtgaTGGAAAGGAGGGGCAGAAGAGAATAGGGGGGGTctgaaagggggaggagaagaaaaagcaaaggagaggCTCCTGAGgcgggtgggggctgggaagaagtgggtggaggaggaggtgaaagagctgagggaggagaagattattgggaggaagggagagaaagagagaaaaggtcaGGTAACTGGGAAGATCACGAAAAGGTCCAAGGGAGTCCCAATCTCAGGCCTCCAGGAAGCCAGGGAGCATGCCTGTCCTTCTGAAGTGGCTCTCTGAGCAGCATTCTCAGAGAAGGCCCAGTGGGACCCCAGCTTGCTCCCACACTAGCAGCCTCAGGTGCTGAGGCACTTACTGCCTTGACACCCAGCACTTGCCCCGTTCTCACTGCTGGAAGCCACCTTGAAAAAGGGCTCTTTTTTCCCTAGCTCTTCTTGTTCTGACATATTTTTGTTTGCCTGCCCAAGACAGAGCTCTAGAAGCCACGTAGCTCTGTGTGGCCATGTAGTAGTATTTGGAGGGGGTGTGTGTGAAATGGATCCCTATCTATGGAAGTGTTGGCTGGCCCAGCTTTTCCACAGCCTGCTGGGATAGCTAagttatcttttctctctttaggGCAGGCCAAATTCTAAAGAAAAggtgaagctgctttggcttctGCCTTTCTGccccccttcccaccccccacAACAGCCTTGTTTGTTCTTGGGAGTCCTTGCTCATGAGCAAGCTGACCTTTCTCTGCCATGATTGTTTCCGTCCCTAACAATGTTTTCATTGGCTTCTTTTCCGTTTTCTGCGcgtttgtatatgtatttattttcagtgCTTCTTTGTCAAACAAAATGGTCTCCACCTTAGAAGAGACCACATGATCCCATTTCCTCCTCgcattttaaattctaaaaataacttatttcctcctttgatttatttttgccatttttaacTGTGACACATTCTTTGGGAAAGTGCACTCACATTTTAGGTTGCCAGTGACAGGCACTCAGCTCGAAGAAGCTTAAACAAATCCCAGAGATCTGGCCTCCAAATTGAGGGTGAAACAAAGTGTTCGGTGTCTTCCTTACAAAGCCCTCTATCCAGAGGAGACCAGCCATCCCTATTTGTCCAAATCCGagtagtgggggtggggtggggcagggcctGTGACTTTAGTGCCTAGAACCAGACATGTCCTTGGGCAACGTGGATGAGTTTGGTTTCCCTGTCTCCGTCTTGCTCTAACTTAGCTTCTCTTGGGCAGATTTTCTCCGTACAATGCCAAACAGGCCAGAAATAGCTCCAACTTTACTTGGTTTGGGTGACTGGCTTTcctgggagaaagggaagatggtTTCCTGGCAGCTCTAGAACAGATCAAGGAGGGAGGCCCTCACATCGGTACTGCTTGGTCCACATTTCCATCAAAGCCAGGCCTGCAAAGTGCTGACGTATCTTTCCTGGGTTGCTTTCCTGCCCTGAAACTAAAGGCAAAGGACCAGCCCCTGTTCCAAATGTCATTGTGGCAGGGTGAGGACAGACAGAGGCACACATCTGTCTTCCTGTCCTACACCCGAGAGCTGTTCATCTTGTCCTCACTTGGTGTTAGAGGGGAACCCCCTATGTGCCTTTAACCACCTGGGAAATTATAGCTTGGAAATTTATCTTCATGGGAAAGTAGTGAGTGACCTCTTCACCATATCGTTTTCctgcagaaaatatttatttttaatatatatgatttaaattatttctttgagaatttcatacatgcatacaacaaTGTATTTCGATCATAATTACCTCCACCCCTCCACTAAAACTCCTCCCAGGGCCACTCCTTACCTCCCTACCTGCTTCTAAttgcatgactttttttttttttttttttttttttttttttttagtaacttACAGTGTCCAATCTGTGCTTCCCAAATGCTTGCCATTGGGGTTGATCTACTAGAACATGGTCAACTTATCATGagccacatctttaaaaaaaaaaaattgactctctagctcccaaataatcatcACGTATCAATAACTCCTCTGTGAAGGATGGGGTCAGGTGAGCCCCTACCCTGATCCATGCTGGAAAGTGATTGGCTTGACCTTGTTCTGGTCTTGTTCAGTCAGGCATAGGGGCTATCAGTTCATGAGTGTAGCTGTCATGTCCCAGGGGCACTGTTCCTTTGAAGTCCATCTACCCCCACCCTCTGACTCTTATAATTTTCCACTCTTCCTTCTACAATAGTTCCTGAGCTCAGGTAGGTGGGCGGATGATATAGATGTCTCATTGCGGCAGAGCACCCCACAGGCATTTATTCCCTTCGTCTACAACTTAACCAGCTGTAAGTTTTGTCAGTAGCCGCAatccactgcacaaagaaacgTCTCTCATGAGTCCTGAAAGCCATACTCATCTATAAGAGAGTGTATATTCAGAGACTGGTTTGATGCTATGTCagtttagcaaaataatagcagtGGGTTCACCCCTTGGGCCTGTGAGCTCCCCACGATGGGTTCTTAGCCAGATTTACAGTCCCAGGTGTGTTTCTTCCTGTGGAATGGCTCTTCAATCCAACCAGAAAATGGTTGGTTTCCTCCTTAACATTTCCGCCAATATTATATCCATGGGTGTATCTTACCATGctagtcattattgtagctcacagggaTCCCAGCTGGATGAGACTTGATGAATCCCTCCCACTTCCCAGCAGCCTCCACAGCAGCTTCTAATACTatgacaaaaggaaggaaggaaggaaggaaggaagg
This genomic window from Microtus ochrogaster isolate Prairie Vole_2 chromosome 16, MicOch1.0, whole genome shotgun sequence contains:
- the Gcnt2 gene encoding N-acetyllactosaminide beta-1,6-N-acetylglucosaminyl-transferase isoform X3; this translates as MPLSLRYLFVVSVTTVIVFIVLYVLSFGGHQSYQKLNVSDSVMLSQVCTSFINGKTPFPWRNKLMIHEKPSCTDYVTQSHYITAPLSQEEVEFPLAYVMVIHHNFDTFARLFRAIFMPQNIYCIHVDEKATPEFKGAVEQLVSCFPNAFMASKMEPVVYGGISRLQADLNCIKDLSTSEVPWKYAINTCGQDFPLKTNKEIVQYLKGLKGQNLTPGVLPPAHAIGRTKYVHREHLSKELSYVIRTTALKPPPPHNLTIYFGSAYVALSREFANFVLHDPRAVDLLHWSKDTFSPDEHFWVTLNRIPGVPGAMPNASWTGNLRAIKWNDMEAMHGGCHGHYVHGICIYGNGDLKWLINSQSLFANKFEVNTYPFTVECLELWLRERTLNQSETAIQPSWYF